The following proteins are encoded in a genomic region of Roseinatronobacter sp. S2:
- a CDS encoding nucleotidyltransferase family protein, protein MRPACAIVLPAAGLARRMRGGDKLLEQVGGMALLRHVAMQALHASPDVTVTLRPSAAERLAVIADLPLTILRIPDADEGMAASLRAAAGWARDTQSSALMIALPDMPDVTAADFRALINAQAKHPDHCLRAASADHVPGHPVILPKALFAAMQALQGDQGAREILRAHPPHLHPLTGQRALTDLDTPEDWDAWRKAQG, encoded by the coding sequence ATGCGCCCCGCCTGCGCCATAGTGCTGCCTGCGGCGGGGCTGGCACGGCGCATGCGCGGCGGGGACAAGTTACTGGAACAGGTGGGCGGCATGGCCTTGTTGCGCCATGTGGCGATGCAAGCGTTGCACGCAAGTCCGGATGTTACCGTGACCCTGCGCCCGTCAGCGGCAGAACGGCTGGCTGTGATTGCTGATTTGCCGCTAACAATCTTGCGCATACCCGACGCAGATGAAGGTATGGCCGCCAGCCTGCGGGCCGCGGCTGGTTGGGCACGCGATACACAGTCCAGCGCGTTGATGATCGCCCTGCCCGACATGCCCGATGTTACTGCCGCAGATTTTCGCGCGCTGATCAATGCGCAGGCAAAACACCCCGATCACTGCCTGCGCGCGGCAAGTGCCGATCATGTGCCGGGCCATCCCGTAATACTGCCAAAGGCTTTATTTGCGGCGATGCAGGCGCTTCAGGGGGATCAGGGCGCGCGCGAAATACTGCGCGCCCATCCCCCGCATCTGCACCCGCTGACAGGCCAGCGCGCACTTACCGATCTGGACACACCCGAAGACTGGGACGCGTGGCGCAAGGCACAGGGCTAG
- a CDS encoding branched-chain amino acid ABC transporter permease: MNLTARDLGLFALMGAVLAMVGMFQSPQLAITILNMSLISAIMALGVNMQWGYAGLFNVGVMGFTAVGGLAVVLIAQPPVPEAWAAGGLGVMLGLMLGVATILAAVAVYKAMTPGKLRGAALIAVLAVGYLLTSYVFGPAKSAVQAVNPASEGYLGGLNMPVILAWPVGAVFAAGVAWVVGKISLGLRSDYLAIATLGISEIVIAVLKHERWLARGVNNVTGIDRPVARPVDLQPLPWVQSLADTLGWSLSQTASVVSGLGYAGLFLIVLGLLIWLAERALNSPWGRMMRAIRDNEISARAMGKNVTRRHLHIFVLGSAVCGLAGAMMVSMDGQLTPGSYEPLRFTFLIWVMVIVGGSGNNWGAVLGAFVIWFLWVQVEPAGRWFMELVTSGMADGSDLKQHLLSSAAYMRLLTMGVALLLMLRFAPRGLIPER; encoded by the coding sequence ATGAACCTGACTGCGCGCGATCTGGGTCTGTTTGCGCTGATGGGGGCCGTTCTGGCAATGGTCGGCATGTTCCAAAGCCCCCAGCTGGCGATCACCATTCTGAACATGAGCCTGATTTCCGCCATCATGGCCTTGGGCGTGAACATGCAGTGGGGATATGCGGGCCTGTTCAATGTGGGTGTCATGGGCTTTACCGCCGTGGGCGGGCTGGCTGTGGTGCTGATTGCGCAACCCCCTGTGCCGGAAGCATGGGCCGCGGGCGGGCTTGGCGTAATGCTGGGGTTGATGCTGGGCGTTGCCACCATTCTGGCCGCTGTTGCCGTTTACAAGGCCATGACCCCCGGCAAACTGCGCGGAGCTGCACTGATTGCTGTTCTGGCGGTGGGCTATTTGCTGACCAGCTATGTATTCGGCCCCGCAAAAAGTGCGGTGCAAGCGGTCAACCCCGCATCAGAAGGGTATCTGGGTGGGCTGAACATGCCAGTCATTCTGGCATGGCCTGTGGGCGCAGTATTCGCGGCAGGGGTTGCATGGGTGGTGGGCAAGATCAGTCTGGGGTTGCGGTCCGACTATCTGGCCATTGCCACTTTGGGTATATCCGAAATTGTCATCGCCGTTCTGAAACATGAACGCTGGCTGGCGCGCGGCGTCAATAACGTGACCGGCATTGACCGGCCTGTTGCACGCCCCGTCGATTTGCAGCCCTTGCCATGGGTGCAATCGCTTGCCGACACCTTGGGCTGGAGCCTGTCGCAAACGGCCTCTGTGGTGTCGGGCTTAGGGTATGCAGGCCTGTTTCTGATTGTTCTTGGCCTGCTGATCTGGCTTGCGGAACGCGCGCTGAATTCCCCTTGGGGCCGGATGATGCGCGCCATCCGCGACAACGAGATTTCCGCCCGCGCGATGGGCAAGAATGTAACCAGACGCCACCTGCATATTTTTGTTCTGGGGTCTGCGGTGTGCGGGCTGGCGGGGGCGATGATGGTGTCTATGGATGGCCAGCTAACGCCCGGCAGCTACGAGCCGCTGCGCTTCACCTTTCTGATCTGGGTGATGGTGATTGTCGGCGGGTCCGGCAATAACTGGGGGGCCGTGCTGGGCGCGTTCGTGATCTGGTTTTTGTGGGTTCAGGTGGAACCGGCGGGGCGTTGGTTTATGGAACTTGTGACATCTGGCATGGCGGACGGGTCTGACCTGAAGCAACACCTGTTGTCATCCGCCGCCTATATGCGGCTTCTGACCATGGGGGTGGCGTTGCTGTTGATGCTGCGCTTCGCGCCCCGTGGCCTGATACCGGAACGCTGA
- a CDS encoding branched-chain amino acid ABC transporter permease, which produces MEPLNALVSVTNFMLIPALAYGSQLALGALGITLIYSILRFAHFAHGDTMALGTAAVIGGTFFLQALGVSIHPLPTALLALPFGMVVLIGYLLITDRLVYRYYRRVKAKPMIFVMASLGVMFVTNGITRLFMGVSETRFEDGERFLFSVRDFREFTGLAEGMALRSSQAITIVTALIVMVVLFWFLNRTRSGKSMRAYSDNEDLALLSGINPERVVIITWAITGMLLVTAGTLYGLDKGFRPFNYFQLLLPMFAAAILGGLGSPVGAIVGAYIVAFAEMGVTYAWRRVFTYLMPEGLEPTSMMQLLPVDYKFAVTFAILVIVLLFRPTGIFKGKVL; this is translated from the coding sequence ATGGAACCGCTAAACGCGCTTGTAAGCGTGACAAACTTCATGCTGATCCCTGCCCTTGCCTATGGCAGCCAGCTGGCGCTTGGCGCGCTGGGGATCACGCTGATCTATTCGATCCTGCGTTTCGCCCATTTCGCCCATGGCGACACAATGGCGCTGGGAACGGCAGCGGTTATCGGGGGGACGTTTTTTCTACAAGCACTTGGCGTCAGCATTCACCCCCTGCCAACCGCGCTTCTGGCCCTGCCTTTCGGGATGGTGGTGCTGATCGGCTATCTGCTGATCACGGACCGGCTGGTTTACCGCTACTACCGCCGCGTCAAGGCCAAGCCCATGATCTTTGTGATGGCATCGCTTGGGGTCATGTTTGTCACCAACGGCATTACCCGCCTGTTCATGGGCGTTAGCGAAACGCGTTTTGAAGATGGCGAAAGGTTCCTGTTTTCGGTCAGGGACTTCCGCGAATTTACAGGCTTGGCCGAAGGTATGGCGCTGCGCAGTTCGCAGGCCATAACCATTGTCACCGCGCTGATTGTGATGGTGGTGCTGTTCTGGTTTCTGAACCGCACACGTTCGGGGAAATCCATGCGCGCCTATTCCGACAACGAGGATCTGGCGTTGTTGTCGGGCATTAACCCCGAACGCGTGGTTATCATCACTTGGGCGATCACCGGCATGCTGCTGGTGACTGCGGGCACGCTTTACGGGTTGGACAAGGGCTTCCGCCCGTTCAACTATTTCCAGTTGCTGTTGCCGATGTTTGCGGCGGCCATTCTGGGGGGGCTTGGGTCACCCGTGGGCGCAATCGTGGGTGCGTATATCGTGGCTTTTGCCGAAATGGGCGTCACCTATGCATGGCGGCGCGTGTTCACCTATCTGATGCCCGAAGGGCTGGAGCCGACATCCATGATGCAACTGTTGCCGGTGGATTATAAATTTGCGGTCACCTTCGCAATTCTGGTGATTGTGCTGCTGTTCCGCCCGACAGGTATTTTCAAGGGGAAAGTGCTATGA
- a CDS encoding ABC transporter ATP-binding protein — MDKPVLIGEAMTGGYGGADILHDCTIAVDKGQIAVIVGPNGAGKSTAMKAVFGMLKLRKGSVRLNDEDITGLAPQARVLKGMGFVPQTSNIFPSMSVEENLEMGAFIRRDDFHETMEQVYELFPILRDKRRQAAGELSGGQRQQVAVGRALMTRPSVLMLDEPTAGVSPIVMDELFDRIIEIARTGISILMVEQNARQALEIADKGYVMVQGANRYTDTGRALLADPDVRKSFLGG; from the coding sequence ATGGATAAGCCCGTTCTGATAGGCGAAGCCATGACCGGCGGATATGGCGGCGCGGATATTCTGCATGACTGCACTATTGCGGTGGATAAAGGCCAGATTGCCGTGATTGTCGGCCCCAATGGTGCAGGCAAATCCACCGCCATGAAGGCCGTGTTCGGCATGCTGAAACTGCGCAAAGGGTCCGTGCGCCTGAATGACGAGGATATAACCGGACTGGCCCCGCAGGCGCGTGTCCTCAAGGGTATGGGGTTTGTTCCGCAGACAAGTAACATTTTCCCATCCATGAGCGTGGAGGAAAATCTGGAAATGGGCGCGTTTATCCGCCGTGACGATTTTCATGAAACGATGGAACAGGTGTATGAGCTGTTTCCCATTCTGCGCGACAAGCGCAGGCAGGCAGCGGGCGAATTGTCCGGCGGGCAGCGCCAGCAGGTTGCTGTGGGGCGCGCGCTTATGACCAGACCTTCGGTTCTGATGCTGGATGAACCGACCGCAGGTGTCAGCCCGATTGTGATGGATGAATTATTCGACCGGATTATCGAGATTGCACGCACGGGCATATCCATCCTGATGGTGGAACAGAACGCACGCCAAGCCCTTGAAATAGCAGATAAAGGCTATGTCATGGTGCAGGGCGCAAACCGCTACACCGATACCGGCCGCGCGCTTCTGGCCGATCCGGATGTGCGCAAAAGCTTTTTGGGGGGCTGA